In a single window of the Streptomyces sp. NBC_00353 genome:
- the xylA gene encoding xylose isomerase — MTERFTPTPADRFTFGLWTVGWQGRDPFGDATRAALDPVESVQRLAELGAYGVTFHDDDLIPFGSTDTEREGLVKRFRQALDATGLVVPMATTNLFTHPVFKDGGFTSNDRDVRRYALRKVIRNIDLAVELGATTYVAWGGREGAESGGAKDVRVALDRMKEAFDLLGEYVVEQGYDLRFAIEPKPNEPRGDILLPTVGHALAFIERLERPEMYGVNPEVGHEQMAGLNFPHGIAQALWAGKLYHIDLNGQSGIKYDQDLRFGAGDLRQAFWLVDLLETGGYEGPRHFDFKPPRTEGYDGVWASAAGCMRNYLILKERAAAFRADPVVQEALRASRLDELALPTAEDGVAGLLADRSAYEDFDVTAAAERSMAFEALDQLALDHLLGVR, encoded by the coding sequence ATGACGGAACGCTTCACGCCCACCCCGGCAGACCGATTCACGTTCGGTCTGTGGACGGTGGGCTGGCAGGGACGCGACCCGTTCGGCGACGCGACCCGCGCGGCGCTCGACCCGGTCGAGTCCGTCCAGAGGCTCGCGGAGCTCGGTGCGTACGGTGTGACGTTCCACGACGACGACCTGATCCCGTTCGGCTCCACGGACACCGAGCGCGAAGGCCTCGTGAAGCGGTTCCGGCAGGCGCTGGACGCGACCGGTCTCGTCGTGCCCATGGCGACGACGAACCTGTTCACGCACCCGGTGTTCAAGGACGGCGGCTTCACCTCCAACGACCGCGACGTGCGCCGCTACGCGCTGCGCAAGGTCATCCGCAACATCGACCTCGCCGTCGAGCTCGGCGCCACCACGTATGTGGCCTGGGGCGGCCGTGAGGGCGCCGAGTCCGGTGGCGCCAAGGACGTACGGGTGGCGCTGGACCGGATGAAGGAGGCCTTCGACCTGCTCGGCGAGTACGTCGTCGAGCAGGGCTACGACCTGCGGTTCGCGATCGAGCCGAAGCCGAACGAGCCGCGCGGCGACATCCTGCTGCCCACCGTCGGCCACGCCCTCGCGTTCATCGAGCGCCTCGAGCGCCCCGAGATGTACGGCGTCAACCCCGAGGTCGGCCACGAGCAGATGGCCGGACTGAACTTCCCGCACGGCATCGCCCAGGCCCTGTGGGCCGGCAAGCTCTACCACATCGACCTCAACGGCCAGTCCGGCATCAAGTACGACCAGGACCTCCGCTTCGGCGCCGGCGACCTGCGCCAGGCCTTCTGGCTCGTCGACCTCCTGGAGACCGGCGGATATGAGGGCCCTCGCCACTTCGACTTCAAGCCGCCGCGGACCGAGGGTTACGACGGTGTCTGGGCGTCGGCCGCCGGCTGCATGCGCAACTACCTGATCCTCAAGGAGCGCGCCGCCGCCTTCCGCGCCGACCCGGTCGTGCAGGAGGCACTGCGCGCGTCCCGGCTCGACGAGCTGGCCCTGCCCACCGCCGAGGACGGCGTGGCGGGTCTGCTCGCCGACCGGTCGGCGTACGAGGACTTCGATGTGACCGCGGCAGCGGAGCGCAGCATGGCGTTCGAGGCTTTGGACCAGCTGGCGCTGGACCACCTGCTCGGGGTCCGCTGA
- the xylB gene encoding xylulokinase yields the protein MPPRTVVIGVDSSTQSTKAAFVDAATGQLLAVGRAPHVVTGEAGARETDPEVWWQALRAAVAAGLKESGVPAADVTGIAVAGQQHGLVVLDREGRPLRPALLWNDTRSAPQAAALTAALGGAAAWTARTGSVPVASMTASKWQWLRENEPETAAATAAIRLPHDFLTERLTGVAVTDPGDASGTCWYSTATGAYDPELLELLGLDPALLPEVATTGAARAGSLTAEAAQTLGLPAGIAVAAGTGDNMSAAVGLGLGGAGLLDHPVLSLGTSGTVFAASGTRPASAALSGFAAADGTYLPLACTLNCTLAVDKVATLLGLDRNDTAPGGEAVLLPYLDGERTPDLPTASGLLTGLRHDTTPQQLLGAAYEGAVVTVLRALDELLRACGLDPADPEVAARPLRLIGGGAQGHAWVETVRRLSGRPVIVPGSGELVALGAAALAQAAATGQDPVAIATSWDTGDDTQLPPVERDTETWERVGSVLERAAEPLLGGVK from the coding sequence ATGCCGCCGCGTACCGTCGTCATCGGCGTGGACAGCTCCACCCAGTCCACCAAGGCGGCCTTCGTCGACGCCGCCACCGGTCAGCTGCTCGCCGTCGGACGTGCCCCGCATGTCGTCACGGGTGAGGCGGGGGCCCGCGAGACCGACCCCGAGGTTTGGTGGCAGGCACTGCGCGCCGCCGTCGCCGCCGGACTGAAGGAGTCCGGCGTACCCGCCGCGGACGTCACCGGCATCGCGGTGGCCGGTCAGCAGCACGGCCTGGTCGTCCTCGACCGTGAAGGCCGGCCGCTGCGCCCCGCCCTGCTGTGGAACGACACCCGCTCCGCCCCGCAGGCCGCCGCCCTCACCGCCGCACTGGGCGGTGCGGCCGCCTGGACCGCCCGCACCGGGTCGGTGCCGGTGGCCTCCATGACCGCGTCGAAGTGGCAGTGGCTGCGCGAGAACGAGCCGGAGACCGCCGCCGCGACCGCGGCGATCCGCCTCCCGCACGACTTCCTCACCGAACGGCTGACGGGCGTGGCCGTCACCGACCCCGGCGACGCGTCGGGCACCTGCTGGTACTCCACCGCCACCGGTGCGTACGACCCCGAGCTTCTCGAACTGCTGGGCCTGGACCCCGCCTTGCTGCCCGAGGTGGCCACGACCGGAGCGGCCCGGGCCGGTTCGCTGACCGCCGAAGCGGCACAGACGCTGGGGCTGCCGGCCGGGATCGCCGTGGCGGCGGGCACCGGGGACAACATGAGCGCCGCGGTCGGCCTCGGTCTCGGTGGCGCCGGACTGCTGGACCACCCGGTACTCAGCCTCGGTACCTCGGGTACGGTCTTCGCCGCCTCCGGGACCCGGCCCGCATCGGCGGCGCTCTCCGGTTTCGCCGCGGCGGACGGTACGTACCTCCCGCTGGCCTGCACGCTCAACTGCACGCTCGCCGTGGACAAGGTCGCCACCCTGCTCGGCCTGGACCGCAACGACACGGCACCCGGCGGCGAGGCGGTGCTCCTCCCCTACCTCGACGGCGAACGCACCCCCGACCTGCCCACGGCCTCCGGCCTGCTCACCGGCCTCCGGCACGACACCACCCCCCAGCAGCTCCTCGGCGCCGCCTACGAAGGCGCGGTCGTCACCGTGCTGCGCGCCCTCGACGAACTGCTGCGGGCCTGCGGGCTCGACCCGGCGGACCCCGAGGTGGCCGCCCGGCCGCTGCGCCTGATCGGCGGCGGTGCACAGGGACACGCCTGGGTGGAGACGGTACGACGGCTCTCCGGACGGCCCGTCATCGTGCCCGGCAGCGGCGAACTGGTGGCGCTGGGCGCGGCCGCACTCGCCCAGGCGGCGGCCACGGGACAGGACCCGGTCGCGATCGCCACCTCTTGGGACACCGGTGACGACACCCAACTGCCGCCCGTCGAAAGGGACACGGAGACCTGGGAGCGGGTCGGCTCGGTGCTGGAGCGGGCCGCGGAGCCACTGCTGGGTGGGGTCAAGTAG